The following are encoded in a window of Maylandia zebra isolate NMK-2024a linkage group LG5, Mzebra_GT3a, whole genome shotgun sequence genomic DNA:
- the pfkfb4b gene encoding 6-phosphofructo-2-kinase/fructose-2,6-bisphosphatase 4 isoform X3 produces the protein MIDNQEFMVEGYPRELTQNPLRKIWMPCKNGHIAHRRVCMTNCPTLIVTVGLPARGKTYISKKLTRYLNWIGVPTKEFNVGQYRRECLKIYKSFEFFRPDNEEGLKIRRQCALSALNDVRQYLSVEGGQVAVFDATNTTRDRRRTIIMFAEQNGYRVFFVESVCEDPEVIAQNIVQVKLGNPDYIDCNSDEAIKDFMKRIKCYESSYQPLDEVLDRDLSYIKIMDVGRRYLVNRVVDHVQSRIVYYLMNIHITPRSIYLCRHGESDLNIKGRIGGDSGLSDRGKEFAKRLRNFLQEQNIKNLKVWTSQMKRTIQTAEILGVSYEQWKSLNEIDAGVCEEMMYEEIQERYPLEFALRDQDKYRYRYPKGESYEDLVQRLEPVIMELERQENVLVICHQAVLRCVLAYFLDKTADELPYLKCPLHTVLKLTPVAYGCEVESFCLSVDAVNTQRDRPENVNVQRSTEDALQTVPAHF, from the exons ATGATAGACAATCAAGAGTTTATGGTGGAGGGTTACCCGCGGGAGCTCACCCAGAACCCGCTCAGGAAGATCTGGATGCCGTGCAAAAACGGCCACATCGCTCATAGACGCG TGTGCATGACAAACTGCCCGACCCTCATTGTGACAGTTGGACTTCCAGCCCGAGGGAAAACCTACATTTCAAAGAAGCTCACACGCTACTTAAACTGGATAGGCGTGCCAACGAAAG AGTTCAATGTTGGCCAGTACCGGAGGGAGTGCCTGAAAATCTACAAATCCTTTGAGTTTTTCCGTCCAGACAATGAAGAAGGCCTAAAAATCAGACG TCAGTGCGCTTTGTCAGCTCTTAATGATGTACGGCAGTACCTGAGCGTCGAAGGAGGACAGGTTGCG GTCTTTGATGCCACTAATACAACAAGAGACAGAAGAAGGACCATCATCATGTTTGCTGAGCAGAATGGATACAGG GTATTTTTCGTGGAGTCTGTGTGTGAAGACCCAGAGGTCATTGCCCAAAATATAGTG CAAGTTAAGCTGGGAAACCCAGACTACATTGACTGCAACTCAGATGAGGCCATCAAGGACTTCATGAAGAGAATAAAGTGTTATGAGTCATCCTACCAGCCTCTGGATGAGGTTCTCGACAG GGATCTGTCCTACATAAAGATAATGGACGTGGGCCGTCGTTACCTGGTGAACCGTGTCGTTGACCACGTCCAAAGCCGAATTGTCTACTACTTGATGAACATCCACATCACACCGCGCTCCATCTACCTCTGTCGCCACGGTGAGAGCGACCTCAACATCAAAGGACGCATCGGAGGAGACTCGGGCTTGTCTGACAGAGGAAAAGAG TTTGCCAAACGTCTGAGGAATTTCCTCCAGGAGCAAAACATCAAAAATCTTAAAGTGTGGACGAGCCAGATGAAGAGGACAATCCAGACCGCGGAGATCCTTGGAGTGTCGTACGAACAGTGGAAATCTCTCAATGAAATCGACGCT GGCGTGTGTGAGGAGATGATGTACGAGGAAATCCAAGAGCGTTACCCTCTGGAGTTTGCCCTGAGAGACCAAGACAAATACCGGTACCGCTATCCGAAAGGAGAG TCATATGAAGACCTGGTTCAGCGGCTGGAGCCTGTGATCATGGAGTTGGAGAGACAGGAGAACGTTTTGGTGATTTGTCACCAGGCAGTCTTGCGCTGTGTTCTTGCATATTTCCTGGACAAGACTGCAG ATGAGTTGCCTTATCTTAAGTGCCCTTTGCACACAGTACTGAAGTTGACACCAGTGGCTTACG
- the pfkfb4b gene encoding 6-phosphofructo-2-kinase/fructose-2,6-bisphosphatase 4 isoform X2: MRGSYTLRNAQERPVCMTNCPTLIVTVGLPARGKTYISKKLTRYLNWIGVPTKEFNVGQYRRECLKIYKSFEFFRPDNEEGLKIRRQCALSALNDVRQYLSVEGGQVAVFDATNTTRDRRRTIIMFAEQNGYRVFFVESVCEDPEVIAQNIVQVKLGNPDYIDCNSDEAIKDFMKRIKCYESSYQPLDEVLDRDLSYIKIMDVGRRYLVNRVVDHVQSRIVYYLMNIHITPRSIYLCRHGESDLNIKGRIGGDSGLSDRGKEFAKRLRNFLQEQNIKNLKVWTSQMKRTIQTAEILGVSYEQWKSLNEIDAGVCEEMMYEEIQERYPLEFALRDQDKYRYRYPKGESYEDLVQRLEPVIMELERQENVLVICHQAVLRCVLAYFLDKTADELPYLKCPLHTVLKLTPVAYGCEVESFCLSVDAVNTQRDRPERL; encoded by the exons TGTGCATGACAAACTGCCCGACCCTCATTGTGACAGTTGGACTTCCAGCCCGAGGGAAAACCTACATTTCAAAGAAGCTCACACGCTACTTAAACTGGATAGGCGTGCCAACGAAAG AGTTCAATGTTGGCCAGTACCGGAGGGAGTGCCTGAAAATCTACAAATCCTTTGAGTTTTTCCGTCCAGACAATGAAGAAGGCCTAAAAATCAGACG TCAGTGCGCTTTGTCAGCTCTTAATGATGTACGGCAGTACCTGAGCGTCGAAGGAGGACAGGTTGCG GTCTTTGATGCCACTAATACAACAAGAGACAGAAGAAGGACCATCATCATGTTTGCTGAGCAGAATGGATACAGG GTATTTTTCGTGGAGTCTGTGTGTGAAGACCCAGAGGTCATTGCCCAAAATATAGTG CAAGTTAAGCTGGGAAACCCAGACTACATTGACTGCAACTCAGATGAGGCCATCAAGGACTTCATGAAGAGAATAAAGTGTTATGAGTCATCCTACCAGCCTCTGGATGAGGTTCTCGACAG GGATCTGTCCTACATAAAGATAATGGACGTGGGCCGTCGTTACCTGGTGAACCGTGTCGTTGACCACGTCCAAAGCCGAATTGTCTACTACTTGATGAACATCCACATCACACCGCGCTCCATCTACCTCTGTCGCCACGGTGAGAGCGACCTCAACATCAAAGGACGCATCGGAGGAGACTCGGGCTTGTCTGACAGAGGAAAAGAG TTTGCCAAACGTCTGAGGAATTTCCTCCAGGAGCAAAACATCAAAAATCTTAAAGTGTGGACGAGCCAGATGAAGAGGACAATCCAGACCGCGGAGATCCTTGGAGTGTCGTACGAACAGTGGAAATCTCTCAATGAAATCGACGCT GGCGTGTGTGAGGAGATGATGTACGAGGAAATCCAAGAGCGTTACCCTCTGGAGTTTGCCCTGAGAGACCAAGACAAATACCGGTACCGCTATCCGAAAGGAGAG TCATATGAAGACCTGGTTCAGCGGCTGGAGCCTGTGATCATGGAGTTGGAGAGACAGGAGAACGTTTTGGTGATTTGTCACCAGGCAGTCTTGCGCTGTGTTCTTGCATATTTCCTGGACAAGACTGCAG ATGAGTTGCCTTATCTTAAGTGCCCTTTGCACACAGTACTGAAGTTGACACCAGTGGCTTACG